One window of Robiginitalea biformata HTCC2501 genomic DNA carries:
- a CDS encoding adenylate/guanylate cyclase domain-containing protein, giving the protein MIWLVLGWFVLFIQETATRSENLNPDSTITLTPAVFAFASLAVALIGFLVGILEVFWLGNRFRSRSFSRKLLYKLAFYSCFMLLVILIAYPLAAALELGASPLNEAVMEKFWNFLSSVEFLSTMVAIAFSLFLSLFYSEISDNIGHGVLMNFFTGKYHQPREEYRIFLFSDMKSSTSVAESLGHARYFEFLRAYYSDFSDAIVRHSGEVYQYVGDEVIVSFTHANGVRGANCIRCFFAMQAALDKNAQWYMDTFGIVPEFKAALHVGRVTTGEIGALKKAIFFTGDVLNTTARMQALCNSYGVKVLISGELLGDLPLDGRYTVAPLGTQDLKGREKPVDLFTVSPAAEM; this is encoded by the coding sequence GTGATCTGGCTGGTGCTGGGCTGGTTTGTGCTTTTTATCCAGGAAACCGCCACCCGGAGCGAAAACCTGAATCCCGATTCTACCATCACCCTGACGCCGGCGGTTTTTGCATTCGCAAGTCTTGCAGTGGCCCTAATCGGGTTCCTGGTTGGAATCCTGGAGGTATTCTGGTTAGGCAACCGGTTCCGTTCCCGGAGTTTTTCCCGTAAACTCCTCTATAAACTGGCCTTTTACAGTTGTTTCATGCTGTTGGTCATCCTGATCGCCTACCCCCTGGCGGCAGCCCTGGAATTGGGGGCCTCTCCACTCAACGAGGCCGTCATGGAGAAATTCTGGAACTTCCTGAGCAGCGTGGAGTTCCTCAGTACCATGGTGGCCATCGCTTTCAGCCTTTTCCTGAGTCTGTTTTATTCGGAGATCAGCGACAACATCGGCCATGGGGTGCTGATGAATTTTTTTACCGGTAAATACCACCAACCCCGGGAGGAGTACCGAATTTTCCTTTTTTCGGATATGAAATCCTCCACGTCTGTAGCGGAATCCCTCGGCCACGCGCGGTACTTTGAATTCCTCCGGGCCTATTACTCGGATTTTTCGGATGCAATCGTGCGCCATTCCGGCGAAGTCTACCAGTATGTGGGGGACGAGGTGATCGTATCCTTTACCCACGCCAACGGGGTTCGCGGGGCCAACTGCATCCGGTGTTTCTTTGCCATGCAGGCAGCCCTTGACAAAAATGCGCAGTGGTATATGGACACCTTTGGCATCGTCCCGGAATTTAAGGCGGCCCTGCACGTGGGCCGGGTAACCACCGGAGAAATCGGGGCGCTCAAAAAGGCAATTTTCTTTACGGGCGATGTGCTCAATACCACGGCCCGGATGCAAGCACTGTGCAACTCCTACGGGGTAAAAGTCCTGATTTCCGGTGAATTGCTGGGCGATTTGCCCCTGGATGGCCGGTATACCGTTGCCCCCCTGGGCACCCAAGACCTGAAGGGCCGGGAGAAGCCCGTCGACCTGTTTACAGTCTCCCCTGCGGCGGAAATGTAG
- a CDS encoding helix-turn-helix domain-containing protein, whose translation MKSESVIANTSSVRIVPISGRKNLGPEEGYYAVCWIQDEIPSLRIGEYLEESVGNSLFFLSDSTHWCLDPGAGNTNPGYVLYIPYRLMNDPRMSRLHMNEVRLLAGNEIPRVNPAPGIARRIQDLLEMLDELAGSHLNHRDEAILSLLNTFFIYLDGQCNVRSVAAERNSKKNIVLRFKKLIYQRFETCHEVRDYADLLNISDKYLNECVNEVLGVNAKSLIDEQRIMRSRHLLKFSDKAIKEISYELGFSSPDYFGFFLKKHTGMTPTMIRRS comes from the coding sequence ATGAAATCCGAATCCGTTATCGCAAATACATCTTCCGTCCGGATCGTGCCGATTTCCGGGAGAAAAAACCTGGGCCCGGAAGAAGGGTACTATGCCGTTTGCTGGATTCAGGATGAAATCCCCAGCCTGCGCATCGGGGAATACCTCGAGGAATCGGTGGGAAATTCGCTGTTTTTCTTAAGCGATTCCACCCACTGGTGCCTGGACCCTGGCGCGGGCAATACCAACCCGGGATACGTACTCTATATCCCCTACCGGTTAATGAACGACCCGCGCATGAGCCGGCTCCATATGAACGAGGTCCGGCTGCTGGCCGGGAACGAGATTCCCCGGGTAAACCCGGCACCCGGCATTGCCCGCCGCATCCAGGATTTGCTGGAGATGCTCGACGAACTGGCCGGTTCGCACCTGAACCACCGGGACGAGGCCATCTTATCCCTGCTGAACACGTTTTTTATCTATCTGGACGGCCAGTGCAATGTGCGGTCGGTAGCGGCCGAAAGGAATTCCAAAAAAAACATCGTCCTTCGGTTCAAGAAACTGATTTACCAGCGTTTCGAAACCTGCCACGAAGTCCGGGATTACGCCGACCTGCTCAACATCAGCGATAAATACCTGAACGAATGCGTCAACGAAGTCCTCGGGGTAAATGCCAAGAGCCTGATTGACGAACAACGCATTATGCGCTCCCGCCATTTATTGAAATTCTCCGATAAAGCCATCAAGGAAATCTCCTATGAACTCGGTTTCTCCTCCCCGGATTATTTCGGCTTTTTCCTGAAAAAACACACCGGGATGACCCCTACGATGATCCGCAGGAGCTAA
- a CDS encoding vWA domain-containing protein, translating into MKQPLRDTHRPRLTPTQNRFRFRLLSILALLLLGGNLPGGKILAAPPEKNPGTRVQIALLLDTSNSMDGLIDQAKATLWDLVNEFSYVRCRENRVPDLEIALYEYGNDGLSPREGFIRQVLPFSSDLDEISGKLFSLRTNGGEEFCGQVIQSAVKQLRWSRDARDLKFIFIAGNEPFNQGRTPYESVIRDAAEKDVVVNTIFCGDYRLGVNTLWADGARLGQGDYTAIDHNRAIVHVATPYDDRIIQLNKRLNKTYVAYGALGATRKQTQGEQDANAAEMEEAVMVERAVSKSSSFYRNESWDLVDAYQARKLNLEELNRKSLPGHLRELDTDGLRDYLEKQQEERAEIQEAIRQADARRKAYLAKHQTDSAEGLQGALLEAVRKQARRKAYTWVQ; encoded by the coding sequence ATGAAACAGCCTCTGAGAGATACCCACAGGCCCCGCCTCACACCTACCCAAAACCGTTTCCGCTTCCGGCTTCTATCCATCCTGGCACTGCTGCTGCTGGGGGGCAACCTGCCGGGGGGCAAAATACTGGCCGCCCCCCCGGAAAAAAACCCCGGGACGCGCGTCCAGATTGCCCTGCTGCTCGATACGAGCAACAGCATGGACGGGTTGATCGACCAGGCAAAGGCGACCCTTTGGGACCTGGTCAACGAATTCAGTTATGTGCGCTGCCGGGAAAACCGGGTCCCGGACCTGGAAATTGCCCTGTATGAATACGGCAATGACGGCCTTTCCCCCCGGGAGGGCTTTATCCGCCAGGTCCTCCCGTTCAGCAGCGATCTGGATGAAATTTCCGGGAAACTCTTTTCCCTTCGGACAAACGGCGGGGAGGAATTCTGCGGGCAGGTCATCCAGAGCGCTGTAAAGCAGCTCCGGTGGAGCCGGGATGCCCGCGACCTGAAATTTATTTTTATCGCCGGGAACGAACCCTTCAACCAGGGGCGAACGCCCTATGAATCCGTCATCCGGGATGCCGCCGAAAAGGACGTGGTGGTCAATACAATCTTCTGCGGGGACTACCGGCTGGGCGTAAACACGCTCTGGGCCGACGGGGCCCGACTGGGACAGGGGGATTATACCGCCATCGACCACAACCGGGCCATCGTCCATGTGGCAACCCCCTATGACGACCGCATCATCCAGCTGAACAAACGGCTCAACAAGACATACGTTGCGTATGGGGCACTCGGGGCGACCAGGAAACAAACCCAGGGCGAACAGGATGCGAATGCAGCAGAAATGGAAGAAGCCGTGATGGTGGAACGGGCCGTCTCCAAGAGCTCGTCGTTTTACCGGAATGAAAGCTGGGACCTGGTGGATGCCTACCAAGCCCGCAAACTCAATCTGGAGGAACTCAACCGGAAATCGCTGCCCGGCCACCTCCGGGAATTGGATACCGACGGGCTCCGGGATTACCTGGAGAAGCAACAGGAAGAACGGGCAGAAATCCAGGAGGCGATCCGCCAGGCGGACGCCCGGCGAAAAGCGTATCTGGCGAAGCATCAGACAGATTCGGCCGAAGGCCTGCAGGGGGCCCTCCTGGAGGCCGTGCGTAAACAGGCCCGGCGCAAGGCCTATACCTGGGTGCAATAA
- a CDS encoding LytR/AlgR family response regulator transcription factor, producing the protein MELRAVLIDDEAQSREILRAYLGKYCENVEVLGEGANIEAGLELIRSKKPDLVFLDVEMPFGNAFDLLEQLPERSFETVFVTAYQQYAMDALNSHAAYYLMKPISIDALVAAVDYVRDIKSREERLDNRVLQGVQAVSGKITIPQLDGFQVLEVADILYCQADDNYTEIYLKSGKILVSKTLKYFEETLREHAFARVHKSYLVNVAEIVRYRKGKGGSVVLSSGKEVAVAPSRKKQLLSFFE; encoded by the coding sequence ATGGAATTACGGGCCGTACTGATCGACGACGAGGCGCAGAGCCGCGAAATACTGCGGGCCTATCTGGGCAAATATTGTGAAAATGTGGAAGTGCTGGGCGAAGGCGCCAACATTGAGGCCGGCCTGGAGCTTATCCGCTCCAAAAAGCCGGACCTGGTTTTCCTGGATGTGGAGATGCCCTTTGGCAATGCTTTTGACCTGCTGGAACAACTCCCGGAACGCAGTTTTGAAACCGTCTTCGTAACCGCCTACCAGCAATACGCCATGGATGCGCTCAACAGCCACGCAGCCTATTACCTGATGAAGCCGATATCCATCGATGCCCTGGTGGCCGCTGTGGATTATGTGCGCGATATCAAAAGCCGGGAAGAACGCCTGGACAACCGGGTGTTACAAGGGGTACAGGCGGTGTCCGGCAAGATTACCATCCCCCAGCTCGACGGATTCCAGGTCCTGGAGGTTGCGGATATCCTGTATTGCCAGGCGGATGACAATTACACGGAAATCTATCTCAAAAGCGGAAAGATCCTGGTGAGCAAAACCCTGAAATATTTTGAGGAAACCCTCCGGGAACACGCGTTTGCCCGGGTGCATAAATCCTATTTGGTGAACGTGGCGGAAATTGTCCGTTACCGGAAGGGGAAGGGGGGGAGCGTGGTGCTGTCTTCCGGGAAAGAAGTAGCTGTGGCGCCCTCCCGAAAGAAACAATTGCTCAGTTTTTTTGAATAA
- a CDS encoding cupin domain-containing protein — protein MNRKKFMKTAGAGLGMALVPVSGVAARTRAFMASGNELEPKLVRDADGNVHNVIGDIQTHKLVGADTGGQITEWVDNVPPGAGIPPHIHTREDEIFRVVQGEVEIMVDGEVSVLKAGDMAFAPRNIPHAWKVVGTAKAKMITSAFPSGIEDMFYELAALPEGPPDLAKVAEICAKQGIRFV, from the coding sequence ATGAATCGCAAAAAATTTATGAAAACCGCCGGGGCGGGCCTGGGGATGGCCCTGGTTCCCGTAAGCGGAGTGGCGGCGCGTACCCGTGCCTTTATGGCCTCCGGCAACGAGCTGGAACCGAAACTGGTGCGGGATGCCGACGGAAACGTGCACAATGTTATCGGGGACATCCAAACCCACAAACTGGTTGGTGCCGATACCGGAGGCCAGATCACGGAATGGGTGGACAATGTCCCGCCCGGGGCTGGAATCCCGCCCCATATCCACACCCGGGAAGATGAGATTTTCCGGGTAGTCCAAGGGGAAGTCGAGATTATGGTAGACGGGGAGGTAAGCGTCCTGAAGGCGGGGGATATGGCCTTTGCCCCCCGGAATATCCCGCATGCCTGGAAAGTGGTGGGTACCGCGAAGGCCAAAATGATCACCAGTGCCTTCCCGTCCGGGATCGAAGACATGTTCTACGAGCTGGCCGCATTGCCGGAAGGCCCGCCCGACCTGGCGAAGGTGGCCGAAATCTGCGCGAAACAGGGGATACGCTTCGTCTGA
- the fabD gene encoding ACP S-malonyltransferase: MKAYVFPGQGAQFSGMGKDLYDKFPQAQVLFEQANDILGFSITEVMFNGSAEDLKKTEVTQPAIFLHSVILSRVLGDSFAPDMVAGHSLGEFSALVANNTLSFEEGLKLVSQRARAMQKACEAQQSTMAAVLGLEDAVVEEVCARVDGTVVAANYNCPGQLVISGEVAAVEAACEQLKEAGARRALILPVGGAFHSPLMEPAREELAQAITKAKFSEPSCPIYQNVTASAVTDIDAIRHNLIAQLTAPVRWTQSVRQMVADGATEFIEVGPGKVLQGLVKKIESGVAAESAQLPG; the protein is encoded by the coding sequence ATGAAAGCATATGTATTTCCCGGGCAGGGCGCCCAGTTTTCCGGAATGGGTAAAGACCTTTACGACAAGTTCCCCCAGGCCCAGGTACTTTTTGAACAAGCCAATGATATACTCGGGTTTTCAATCACCGAGGTGATGTTCAACGGGTCGGCGGAGGACCTGAAGAAAACCGAGGTCACCCAACCTGCAATTTTCCTGCATTCGGTCATCCTCAGCCGCGTACTCGGGGATTCCTTTGCCCCCGACATGGTAGCCGGGCATTCCCTCGGGGAATTTTCTGCCCTGGTTGCCAATAACACGCTGTCTTTTGAAGAGGGGTTGAAACTGGTTTCCCAGCGCGCCCGGGCCATGCAGAAGGCCTGCGAGGCCCAGCAGAGTACGATGGCCGCGGTCCTCGGGCTGGAAGATGCAGTCGTGGAGGAGGTATGCGCCAGGGTGGACGGCACTGTGGTGGCAGCCAACTACAACTGCCCCGGACAGCTGGTGATTTCCGGCGAAGTCGCGGCCGTGGAGGCTGCCTGTGAGCAGCTCAAGGAAGCCGGGGCCCGCCGTGCCCTGATCCTGCCGGTGGGAGGTGCCTTCCACTCCCCCTTGATGGAGCCGGCACGGGAAGAGCTTGCACAAGCCATCACCAAGGCCAAATTCTCTGAACCTTCCTGTCCGATCTACCAGAATGTCACCGCGTCTGCGGTCACCGACATCGATGCCATCCGGCACAACCTGATTGCCCAGCTGACGGCCCCGGTACGGTGGACCCAGAGTGTACGGCAAATGGTGGCCGACGGGGCCACCGAATTTATCGAGGTAGGCCCGGGCAAGGTCCTGCAGGGCCTGGTCAAAAAGAT
- a CDS encoding PorP/SprF family type IX secretion system membrane protein: MRNLLLCTIACLAAAASPLSAQEGIPVYFDYLSDNYYLVHPSMAGIGQGGKIRLTARQQWFSVDEAPNMQTLNAHYRIRDSRSGLGAILFNDANGYHSQTGLKLTYAHHLPFGGDVRILNQLSFGISPTILQSSLDETEFRSVVPDPAVTGSKISATYFNLDLGMSYSYQEFYAHVSILNLLETERELYRIGRADPDNVPVIDNLRRYLFSVGYIFGRGEWRFEPSTMLQITEFTNEKAIDINAKAYKDVGFGTLWGGLSYRRSFDGAQYVQDGQFGEQRLQLFTPIIGVNVNRFMFSYNYSYQSGDIRLDSGGFHQITLGYDFGPEREDRFDCYCPAANY, encoded by the coding sequence ATGAGAAACCTCCTGCTATGTACAATCGCCTGCCTGGCTGCTGCGGCCAGCCCGCTTTCGGCCCAGGAAGGCATCCCGGTGTATTTTGATTACCTCTCCGATAACTACTACCTGGTACACCCATCCATGGCGGGGATTGGCCAGGGGGGTAAAATCCGCCTGACCGCCAGGCAGCAGTGGTTCAGCGTGGACGAGGCGCCGAATATGCAAACGCTCAATGCCCACTATCGGATCCGGGACAGCCGGAGCGGCCTGGGGGCCATCCTGTTTAACGACGCCAACGGGTATCACTCCCAAACCGGGCTGAAGCTGACCTATGCGCACCACCTGCCCTTTGGCGGCGATGTCCGTATCCTGAACCAACTGTCTTTCGGCATCAGTCCGACCATCCTGCAAAGCAGCCTGGACGAGACCGAATTCCGGTCCGTAGTACCGGACCCGGCGGTAACCGGTTCCAAGATCAGCGCCACCTATTTCAATCTGGACCTCGGGATGTCCTATTCCTACCAGGAGTTCTACGCCCACGTTTCCATCCTGAATTTGCTCGAAACGGAACGGGAACTCTACCGCATTGGCCGGGCCGACCCGGACAACGTGCCGGTAATCGATAACCTGAGGCGTTACCTGTTCTCCGTCGGCTACATTTTCGGACGGGGAGAATGGCGGTTCGAACCTTCCACGATGCTGCAGATCACCGAATTTACCAACGAGAAGGCCATCGACATCAATGCCAAGGCATACAAGGACGTAGGCTTCGGCACGCTCTGGGGCGGTCTTTCCTACCGCCGAAGCTTTGACGGGGCCCAATACGTTCAGGACGGTCAGTTCGGCGAACAGCGGTTGCAGTTGTTTACGCCCATAATCGGGGTAAACGTCAACCGCTTCATGTTTTCGTATAACTACTCCTACCAGTCCGGCGATATCCGCCTGGACAGCGGCGGTTTCCACCAGATCACCCTCGGCTACGACTTCGGCCCGGAGCGCGAAGACCGCTTTGACTGCTATTGCCCGGCGGCGAATTATTAG
- a CDS encoding NifU family protein yields the protein MEEYIITLKETNNPAILKFEANQPLVTKGSYEYKNIDEAKDSPLAQQLFYLPFIKTVYISGNFVAMERFDIVTWDDVKQEVAQQLVEYLNAGEPVVDEPEQAGRVAVTVYAEVTPNPAVMKYVANKQLVPDVFEFKDIDQARHSPLAQKLFGFPFVKEVFMDHNYISVTKYEVAEWEDVSMELREFIREYLAAGGEVLEPGASAEKSQIAGVPEGNLEQMDPISQEIAGILEEYVKPAVASDGGNIVFQSYEAESKTVHVILQGACSGCPSSTFTLKNGIQTMLQNMMGDRVNEVVAING from the coding sequence ATGGAAGAATATATCATCACCCTGAAGGAGACCAACAATCCGGCCATCCTCAAATTCGAGGCCAACCAGCCGCTGGTAACCAAGGGAAGCTATGAATACAAAAATATCGACGAGGCCAAGGATTCGCCCCTGGCCCAGCAATTGTTCTACCTGCCGTTTATCAAGACGGTCTATATCTCCGGGAATTTCGTCGCCATGGAGCGTTTTGACATCGTTACCTGGGACGATGTGAAGCAAGAGGTGGCCCAGCAACTCGTGGAGTACCTCAATGCGGGCGAACCCGTGGTTGACGAACCCGAACAGGCTGGAAGGGTGGCAGTAACCGTATATGCCGAAGTCACGCCCAACCCGGCAGTGATGAAGTACGTCGCCAACAAACAACTCGTCCCGGACGTATTTGAATTCAAGGATATCGACCAGGCGCGGCATTCCCCCCTGGCGCAAAAACTCTTCGGATTCCCGTTTGTCAAGGAGGTCTTCATGGACCACAACTATATCTCGGTAACCAAATACGAGGTGGCCGAATGGGAGGATGTCAGCATGGAGCTCCGGGAATTTATCCGGGAGTACCTGGCCGCCGGAGGAGAAGTCCTGGAACCTGGGGCAAGCGCTGAAAAATCGCAAATTGCCGGCGTGCCGGAAGGGAATTTGGAACAAATGGACCCGATATCCCAGGAAATTGCCGGCATCCTGGAGGAATACGTCAAGCCAGCCGTTGCCAGCGACGGGGGAAACATCGTCTTCCAGTCGTACGAGGCGGAAAGCAAAACGGTACACGTCATCCTGCAAGGGGCCTGCAGCGGCTGCCCGTCTTCGACCTTTACCCTGAAAAACGGCATACAGACCATGTTGCAGAACATGATGGGCGACCGGGTCAACGAAGTCGTTGCGATCAATGGTTAG
- a CDS encoding gamma carbonic anhydrase family protein: MSLVKPVRGKAPVFGADCFLAETAVVVGDVEMGDRCSVWFHAVVRGDVNSIRMGDQVNVQDGAVIHCTFEKAATRIGNNVSIGHNAIVHGCTVRDNVLVGMGSILMDHCDVGSYSIIAAGAVVPQGTVIPEGSIYAGVPARKIGEVRPELRTGEIERIAKAYTRYSGWFREGSPED, from the coding sequence ATGAGTCTTGTAAAACCTGTAAGGGGAAAGGCCCCAGTATTCGGGGCGGATTGCTTCCTGGCCGAGACGGCCGTGGTTGTTGGAGATGTGGAGATGGGAGACCGTTGCAGCGTCTGGTTCCACGCGGTGGTCCGCGGGGATGTGAATTCCATCCGGATGGGCGACCAGGTAAACGTGCAGGATGGGGCGGTCATCCACTGCACCTTTGAAAAAGCAGCCACGCGCATCGGGAATAACGTATCCATCGGTCACAATGCGATTGTCCACGGATGTACCGTTCGGGATAATGTTCTCGTCGGTATGGGCAGTATCCTGATGGACCATTGCGATGTGGGGTCTTACAGTATCATAGCGGCCGGAGCCGTGGTCCCCCAGGGCACGGTGATCCCGGAGGGGTCCATCTACGCCGGGGTCCCGGCCCGGAAAATCGGGGAGGTTCGCCCGGAACTGCGCACCGGGGAGATCGAACGGATCGCAAAGGCTTATACCCGCTATTCCGGTTGGTTCCGGGAAGGAAGCCCGGAAGACTAG
- a CDS encoding dodecin family protein, with the protein MAVLKVIEVLANSDKSWEDAAEKALAQASKSVDHIRSIYINEQSCTVKDGKIASYRVNTKITFEVK; encoded by the coding sequence ATGGCAGTTTTAAAAGTTATAGAAGTATTGGCAAATTCCGACAAGAGCTGGGAAGACGCCGCCGAAAAAGCCCTGGCCCAGGCATCCAAATCCGTGGACCATATCCGCTCGATTTATATCAACGAGCAAAGTTGCACGGTGAAAGACGGCAAGATCGCCAGCTACCGGGTCAACACGAAAATTACCTTCGAGGTAAAGTAA
- a CDS encoding histidine kinase has translation MGRNLFFAICLMLATPAAAQQDSLRPAQNEALEEAGQPAGRSAAGNRDASGENLGALHRSLLDSAEAYMAGNIRKSLDFVTRSIEILGNRSNRRELARSLTKLGEIYQFHRQYDLAVNSYRESIETAPSMRTTLLLGSAYVLNGDYQAALDLLDPERGRPGWTPDQLADLHEIMGDAHRGLDRVNTAVSFYEYALTIADKNQMAARVPDLNSKIAEAFDQANRTQEAEAYYGNSLRQAREQNPARALRESEKVADFYSKRSRYPEEIALRKQSLEQLRNLPPGREAPAQDSITPQGVNFKIGQAYLAQDKQEEAIPFLAQSMAEASSRGDLAVEKDATRRLSEVYRNRGDYKRALELYQQYVALVDTLYTRKEQELEQAARFSREMASSQSRIRTLEQERELSQSKYDLALAEQRLTGEINKRQKYIIYSLIFGLLLTGLAAFLYYRSNRQKELANHLLALKGLRSQMNPHFIFNALNSVNNFIARNDERSANRYLSDFSLLMRTVLEHSEKDFIPLSEELELLELYLKLEHDRFPDKFDYQIEVAPEVDVEAYHIPPMLLQPYLENAVWHGLRYKEEKGFLKVEVRPIGPRTISISISDNGVGRKRSAALKTKNQQRQKSRGMGNIRRRIEILNQMYGDRIAVSVYDLNPDGSGTRVVLNLRSK, from the coding sequence ATGGGCCGGAACCTTTTCTTTGCGATTTGCCTGATGCTCGCCACGCCAGCGGCGGCGCAGCAGGACTCCCTGCGTCCCGCCCAAAACGAGGCGCTGGAGGAGGCCGGTCAACCTGCGGGCCGCTCAGCCGCCGGAAACCGGGACGCCTCAGGAGAGAACCTGGGCGCCCTGCACCGAAGCCTGCTGGATTCCGCCGAAGCTTACATGGCCGGGAATATTCGCAAAAGCCTTGATTTTGTTACCCGTTCCATCGAAATACTGGGAAACCGGAGCAACCGTCGGGAACTCGCACGGTCCCTGACGAAGCTCGGGGAGATCTACCAGTTCCACCGGCAATACGACCTGGCAGTCAACAGTTACCGGGAGTCGATTGAAACGGCCCCGTCCATGCGGACCACCCTGCTGCTGGGGAGCGCGTATGTCCTGAACGGGGATTACCAGGCCGCCCTGGACCTGCTGGATCCTGAAAGGGGCCGCCCAGGGTGGACCCCGGACCAGTTGGCGGACCTGCACGAAATCATGGGCGATGCCCACAGGGGGCTCGACCGGGTGAACACGGCTGTATCCTTTTACGAGTACGCGCTGACGATTGCCGATAAAAACCAAATGGCCGCCCGGGTACCCGACCTGAACTCAAAAATTGCCGAAGCTTTTGACCAGGCCAACCGGACCCAGGAAGCCGAAGCCTACTACGGGAATTCCCTGCGGCAGGCCCGGGAGCAAAACCCGGCCCGCGCCTTGAGGGAAAGCGAAAAAGTGGCCGATTTCTACAGCAAGCGCAGCCGGTACCCCGAGGAGATTGCCCTGCGGAAGCAAAGCCTGGAGCAATTGCGCAACCTGCCGCCGGGCCGGGAGGCACCCGCACAGGATTCCATCACCCCCCAGGGCGTCAACTTCAAGATCGGCCAGGCGTATCTGGCCCAGGATAAACAGGAGGAAGCCATCCCCTTCCTGGCCCAGAGCATGGCAGAGGCGAGTTCCCGGGGCGACCTGGCTGTGGAAAAGGACGCTACCCGCAGGCTCTCCGAGGTGTACCGGAACCGGGGCGACTACAAACGGGCCCTGGAATTGTACCAGCAGTACGTCGCCCTGGTGGACACCCTCTACACGCGTAAGGAACAGGAACTCGAGCAGGCGGCGCGGTTTAGCCGTGAAATGGCCAGCAGCCAGAGCCGCATCCGTACCCTGGAACAGGAGCGGGAGCTGTCTCAGAGCAAATACGACCTGGCCCTGGCGGAACAGCGCCTTACCGGGGAGATCAACAAACGGCAGAAATACATTATTTATTCGCTGATTTTCGGCTTGCTGCTCACCGGCCTGGCAGCCTTCCTCTACTACCGCAGCAACCGTCAGAAGGAGCTCGCCAACCACCTGCTGGCCCTCAAAGGCCTCCGGTCGCAGATGAACCCCCATTTTATCTTCAATGCCCTGAATTCGGTCAACAACTTTATCGCTCGCAATGACGAGCGGAGTGCCAATCGCTACCTGAGCGACTTTTCCCTGCTCATGCGGACCGTCCTGGAGCATTCGGAAAAGGATTTTATCCCCCTGAGCGAAGAGCTGGAACTGCTGGAGCTCTACCTGAAGCTCGAACACGACCGGTTTCCGGATAAGTTCGACTACCAAATTGAGGTGGCCCCGGAGGTGGATGTGGAAGCCTACCACATCCCGCCCATGCTCCTGCAGCCCTACCTGGAAAATGCGGTTTGGCACGGCCTCCGATACAAGGAGGAAAAGGGCTTTCTGAAGGTGGAGGTGCGACCGATCGGCCCCCGGACCATCAGCATTTCCATTTCCGACAACGGGGTGGGTCGCAAGCGCTCGGCCGCCCTGAAAACCAAAAACCAGCAGCGGCAAAAGTCCCGGGGAATGGGGAACATCCGCCGGCGAATCGAAATATTGAACCAGATGTACGGCGACCGGATTGCAGTCTCCGTATACGACCTGAACCCGGACGGCAGCGGGACGCGGGTGGTTCTCAACCTGAGAAGCAAATAA